A DNA window from Pongo abelii isolate AG06213 chromosome 2, NHGRI_mPonAbe1-v2.0_pri, whole genome shotgun sequence contains the following coding sequences:
- the EIF2B5 gene encoding translation initiation factor eIF2B subunit epsilon, translated as MAATVVAPPGVVISRANKRSGSGPGGSGGGGARGAEEEPPPPLQAVLVADSFDRRFFPISKDQPRVLLPLANVALIDYTLEFLTATGVQETFVFCCWKAAQIKEHLLKSKWCRPTSLNVVRIITSELYRSLGDVLRDVDAKALVRSDFLLVYGDVISNISITRALEEHRLRRKLEKNVSVMTMIFKESSPSHPTRCHEDNVVVAVDSTTNRVLHFQKTQGLRRFSFPLSLFQGSSDGVEVRYDLLDCHISICSPQVAQLFTDNFDYQTRDDFVRGLLVNEEILGNQIHMHVTAKEYGARVSNLHMYSAVCADVIRRWAYPLTPEANFTDSTTQSCTHSRHNIYRGPEVSLGHGSILEENVLLGSGTVIGSNCFITNSVIGPGCHIGDNVVLDQTYLWQGVRVAAGAQIHQSLLCDNAEVKERVTLKPRCVLTSQVVVGPNITLPEGSVISLHAPDAEEDEDDGEFSDDSGADQEKDKVKMKGYNPAEVGAAGKGYLWKAAGMNVEEEEELQQNLWGLKINMEEESESESEQSMDSEEPDSRGGSPQMDDIKVFQNEVLGTLQRGKEENISCDNLVLEINSLKYAYNISLKEVMQVLSHVVLEFPLQQMDFPLDSSRYCALLLPLLKAWSPVFRNYIKRAADHLEALAAIEDFFLEHEALGISMAKVLMAFYQLEILAEETILSWFSQRDTTDKGRQLRKNQQLQRFIQWLKEAEEESSEDD; from the exons ATGGCGGCCACTGTAGTGGCGCCGCCTGGTGTGGTGATTAGTCGGGCCAACAAGCGCAGCGGCTCGGGGCCGGGAGGCAGCGGTGGCGGGGGAGCCAGAGGGGCGGAGGAGGAACCGCCGCCGCCCCTACAAGCAGTTCTGGTGGCCGATAGCTTCGATCGCCGCTTCTTCCCCATCTCCAAGGACCAGCCTCGG GTCCTCTTgcccctggccaacgtggcattAATCGACTACACTCTGGAATTCCTGACTGCCACGGGTGTACAGGAAACATTTGTCTTTTGTTGCTGGAAAGCTGCTCAAATCAAAGAACATTTACT GAAGTCCAAGTGGTGCCGCCCTACATCTCTCAATGTGGTTCGAATAATTACATCAGAGCTCTATCGATCACTGGGAGATGTTCTCCGTGATGTTGATGCCAAGGCCTTGGTGCGCTCTGACTTCCTTCTGGTGTATGGGGATGTCATCTCAAACATCAGTATCACCAGAGCCCTTGAGGAACACAG GTTGAGACGGaagctagaaaaaaatgtttctgtgaTGACGATGATCTTCAAGGAGTCATCCCCCAGCCACCCAACTCGTTGCCACGAAGACAATGTGGTAGTGGCTGTGGATAGTACCACAAACAGGGTTCTCCATTTTCAGAAGACCCAGGGTCTCCGGCGTTTTTCATTTCCTCTG AGCCTGTTTCAGGGCAGTAGTGATGGAGTGGAGGTTCGATATGATTTACTGGATTGTCATATCAGCATCTGTTCTCCTCAG GTGGCGCAACTCTTTACAGACAACTTTGACTACCAAACTCGAGATGACTTTGTGCGAGGTCTCTTAGTGAATGAGGAG ATCCTAGGGAACCAGATCCACATGCACGTAACAGCTAAGGAATATGGTGCCCGTGTCTCCAACCTACACATGTACTCAGCTGTCTGTGCTGACGTCATCCGCCGATGGGCCTACCCTCTCACCCCAGAGGCGAACTTCACTGACAGCACCACCCAGAGCTGCACTCATTCCCGGCACAACATCTACCGAGGGCCTGAGGTCAGCTTGGGCCATGGCAGCATCCTAGAGGAAAATGTGCTCCTGGGCTCTGGCACTGTCATTGGCAGCAATTGCTTTATCACCAACAGTGTCATTGGCCCCGGCTGCCACATTG GTGATAACGTGGTACTGGACCAGACCTACCTGTGGCAGGGTGTTCGAGTGGCGGCTGGAGCACAGATCCATCAGTCTCTGCTTTGTGACAATGCTGAGGTCAAGGAACGAGTGACACTGAAACCACGCTGTGTCCTCACTTCCCAG gTGGTCGTGGGCCCAAACATCACGCTGCCTGAGGGCTCGGTGATCTCTTTGCATGCTCCAGATGCAGAGGAAGATGAAGATGATGGCGAGTTCAGTGATGACTCTGGGGCTGACCAAGAAAAGGACAAAGTGAAGATGAAAG GTTACAATCCAGCAGAAGTAGGAGCTGCTGGCAAGGGCTACCTCTGGAAAGCTGCAGGCATGAAcgtggaggaagaggaggaactgCAGCAGAATCTGTGGG GACTCAAGATCAACATGGAAGAAGAGAGTGAAAGTGAAAGTGAGCAAAGTATGGATTCTGAGGAGCCGGACAGCCGGGGAGGCTCCCCTCAGATGGATGACATCAAAG TGTTCCAGAATGAAGTTTTAGGAACACTACAGCGGGGCAAAGAGGAGAACATTTCTTGTGACAATCTGGTCCTGGAAATCAACTCTCTCAA GTATGCGTATAACATAAGTCTAAAGGAGGTGATGCAGGTACTGAGCCACGTGGTCCTGGAGTTCCCCCTGCAACAGATGGATTTCCCGCTTGACTCAAGCCGCTACTGTGCCCTGCTGCTTCCT CTGCTCAAGGCCTGGAGCCCTGTTTTTAGGAACTACATAAAGCGTGCAGCCGACCATTTGGAAGCGTTAGCAGCCATTGAGGACTTCTTCCTAGAGCATGAAGCTCTTGGTATTTCCATGGCCAAG GTACTGATGGCTTTTTACCAGCTGGAGATCCTGGCTGAGGAAACAATTCTGAGCTGGTTCAGCCAAAGAGATACAACTGACAAGGGCCGGCAGTTGCGCAAGAATCAACAG CTGCAGAGGTTCATCCAGTGGCTAAAAGAGGCAGAAGAGGAGTCATCTGAAGATGACTGA
- the LOC100446556 gene encoding small ribosomal subunit protein uS3-like, with product MESGAKGCKVVVSGKLRGQRAKSMKFVDGLMIHSGDAVNYYVDTAVCHVLLRQGVLGIKVKIMLPWDPTGKTGPKKPLPDHVSIVEPKDEILPTTPISEQNGGKPEPSAMPQPVPTA from the coding sequence ATGGAGAGTGGGGCCAAAGGCTGCAAGGTCGTGGTGTCTGGGAAACTCCGAGGACAGAGGGCTAAATCCATGAAGTTTGTGGATGGCCTGATGATCCACAGTGGAGACGCTGTTAACTACTACGTTGACACTGCTGTGTGCCACGTGTTGCTCAGACAGGGTGTGCTGGGCATCAAGGTGAAGATCATGCTGCCCTGGGACCCAACTGGTAAGACTGGCCCTAAGAAGCCCCTGCCTGACCACGTGAGCATCGTGGAACCCAAAGATGAGATACTGCCCACCACCCCCATCTCAGAACAGAACGGTGGGAAGCCAGAGCCGTCTGCCATGCCCCAGCCAGTCCCCACAGCATAA